The region agaaaataacaagtgtatgcaaagatgtgaagaaattgaAACCCTTATGTACTGttggtaaaaatgtaaaatgatgcagccactgtggaaaacagtttggtcattcctcaaaaatttaaaaatagagttaccacatgtcccagtgattccacttctggatatacactcaaaagaatttaaagaaggGATGCAAACAGCTATTTATACatgtgttcataacagcattatttacaacagcaaaAAGATGAAGGCTACCCAAGGCTCCATCAGTAGCTGTCAttgttgagtcatgtccaactctttgtgaccccacagactgtagcccaccaggctcctctgtccatgggattctccaggcaagaacactggagtgggttgccatttcctcctccatgggatcttcctgacccagggatagaactgcagtctcctgcactggcaggtagattttttaccactgagccaccagggaagcctatacatatgcacacacatatatatgaatattagtCAGTCTTATCAAGAAAGGAATTTCTGCttgcatggatgaaccttgaggacattatgccaagtgaaataagccattcACTAAAATGACAATTATGACTTCtatgattccacttgtatgagGTATCTAATGTAgctaaattcatagagacagaaagtagaggagtggttgccaagggctgggagGAAGGCAGAATAAGGAGTTAAAAGTCTAATGCTGTTGTGTTTACTCGCTAAGTAGctttccactctttgcaactccatggactgcaacacaccaggcttctccagtccttcaccatctcccagagtttgctcaaattcatgttcattgaatcagtgaagcTATCCAACCAACTTAtcctgtcacccctttctcctcccgccctcaacctttctgagcatcagtctttttcagtgaatcagttcttagcatcaggtggccaaattacttgAGCttgagcttcatcatcagtccttcaaCGAATAggcagggctgatttcctttaggattgactgatttgatctccttgcactccaagagattctcaagagtcttcagttttgcaagatgaaaagaatgCTGCAGATGAATGGCAGTGATGACTGCACAACAACTTGAACGTACTTAGTACTAttggttaagatgataaatttaaaGCGTGTTtaccacattaaaagaaaaaaattttaaacggTGATAAGAATAATCCACATCAATCAAAACCAGTAGGAACAGGAGAAACTCAAGACTAGCCCAGCCTTAACACAACTTGACCACCAGGCAGTGGAAACAGGAAACCAAAGGCGTGGCAAGGGCAGGCCTCTGGGGCTCTGCACAGGGCGAGGATGTGGGGAAGCCACAGGTTAAAGACGGTCACCAGCCACCCACTGGTCAGGCTGCCACTGCGCAAGCGCATATCGCGGCTCCCGCCGAGGCTCCTTTTAAACGTACCCGGAAGTGACGTCTGTAAAGCTGAGACTCGCTTAGGGACGCGCTGAGTCTTTGGCACAAGTGAGCGGTGTTCTGACTGCGGTCCAGGGGCTGCTATGAGCTGCACCATCGAGAAGATTCTGACAGACGCTAAGACTCTATTGGAAAGGCTGAGGGAGCACGATGCGGCCGCCGAGTCACTAGTGGATCAGTCGGCGGCTCTGCATCGGCGGGTGGCCGCTATGCGGGAGGCGGGAACAGCGCTTCCGGACCAGGTCAGGCAGAGGGTACGGGCCCGTGCCCTCGGGTTCTGGGCACTTAAGGGGTGGAGGATGAGGTAAAGTGGAAACTCGGCTTGGAGTTTTTTCCTGGTCCCAGAGGGGGGCGGTGAGACCTTTCTGCGGGGTCGGGGCTTCCATTGCTGCCCTGGAGTTCTGCCTCCTACCTCTTCAGTTGCATCTGCGGCTGTTATGTTTACGGCGCGATTAGTTTGTCTCTTGTTTGTCCAGTATCAAGAGGATGCATCCGATATAAAGGACATGTCCAAATACAAACCTCACATTCTGCTGTCCCAAGAGAATACACAGATTAGAGACTTGCAGCAGGAAAACAGAGGTTAGTCAGGCCTTTTTGTGTGTAATGATTTTCTCATATCCAGTAATATTTCAAAAGTTCTTGCAAAAATGACAAGTCACAAAAGTGCACATTctgtggtggtgctttagtcaccaagtcgtgtccgactcttgggacgCCATGggctagcctgccaggcttctctatccgtgggattctccagataagaatactggagtgggttgccatagcctGTGCTGACCCAATAGCAGTCAAGTTTGTTACATTACTCTTTTCGAGGTCATCTTACTGATTTTGTGTTTAAACTCAGCTTACCCAAGAGGTGCTTAGTAGAGTTGAATTATTATTGCATGGCTTGTTAGGCATCTGGAGACGGAGGTTTGCATAACGGAAGAGTTAATATCCTCAAGGGCTTAAgatttaatgtttaaatattaattGAGATAAACATTAAAGCTAAGATTGAAgggatttttatattcttatgcAAGGTGGAAGAGCTAAATTTAATCCTCAGGTGTATATTCTTGGGCTTGGTGAATATATTGTAATGATAGTAGTATGaatagttatttatatatttacagagGGCTTTCACATATATCATgcaatacatatatgtattgtCATATGTTCATTTTGAAGTAGACAAGCCAGGTTTTTATTATTACAAGGCAGATAAGaaataggctcagagaggttacatGATTTAAGAGTAGTAATCTAGTAATTCACAGAGTTGAacttaaactcatgtcttctgATGCCACATCCCATGTTGTTTCTACCAGATTTTGCTGCTTCTGCCtagaaagatattttttcatAGACCATGACTGTTGAGTTTTGTGGACTTAAACACCAATTTACATCTTTGGGTTCGTAATATTTCATGGCATGTCATAAAATCCAGCTGTTTGAGTTTGGCTTTAGGAGGTATCTCAGACATCACTGccaagttattttgttttttgatagaGCTATGGGTTTCCTTGGAGGAACACCAGGATGCTTTGGAACTCATCATGAGCAAATACCGGAAACAGATGTTACAAATAATGGTTGCTAAAAAAGCAGCGGATGCTGAACCAGTCCTGAAAGCTCACCAGTCTCACTCTGCAGTAAGAAACTTTGATGGATAAATTCTAAATGAATTGAAATCTTGACATTGTTTTAGCTCATGTGCTTGCTTTTGAAGTAAGCTTGTTTTCCTTTCATGTTTACCACATTTGCTGTAGGTTTTAGTATAGCTTTATAAAATATGAGTAGAAAAAAGGGGGTAAAGGACCTTTTATCTGAGTAAGACTCAAGTTTGTCCCTCCACCAAGATCTCTCTTCAAAATGTTAATGAATACTTAGTTTTTCCACTGAACAATGTCAGTTAGtgttaaagtgaaaatgaaagtcactcagtcatgtctgactctttgggaccccatggactatacagtccatggaattctccaggccagaatactggagtgggtagccttttccttctccaggggatcttcccaatctagggattgaacccaggtctcctacattgcaggcagattctttaccagctgagccacaggggaagcctgtTAGTATTAACggtgttcagtaaatacttgAGTTGTTGTTATGGTACATTTCACTAAACTGTAAGCTCCTTGCTTGTAAGGAGCATGAATTTATCTTTTATCCCTAacatagtgcttggcacatagcaggGGGTCGGTAAACATAGCATCATACTATGTTGTTAGGAGAGAGaagtatggtttaaaaaaaaaaaatatggcctAATTTCTATACTTGCATTGCTTATGGTTTAATTTGGGAGGTGCAGTAATTGTTCTTAAGTTTGTAGAGTGCTTTAGAGTTGTCTTTGTACGTTTGCATGTACTATATCATTTAATCCTAAGTTAATAGATTGATACCTCACTATTTGCTGCAGCGGAATTTATGGAAGATAAGTTTCATCTTAGATTCTATTGAAAGCATTTTAATGAGTTTAACTAAGGTCATAGGGAACAaggatcttttaaatatgtgaatGGCTTTCATCTTTGGTCCAAAGGAGAAAAACCTGATCCTTGAAGAAGACAGAATTTAGCTTATATGAAAAGCTTGCTAAGAGATATGTCCAAAGATAGAATAAGGTACCTTGGAATGTGGCAAGCTTCCTGCcaataaaagtatttaaatttaagttaaaCAGCCATTTAAAGATAGTGTCCAACATCTAGTGGATGATTAGACTAGAATCAATCTTCTGAAAATGAATTATCTGTGAATATTACAAGATAAGTTTATAATGGCTTTGCCTCTGAGGACTTAGATTATAGTGAAATTCCTGTAGCCTCTGTACCACagattaaatgaatttttaacatCATAATACACATGTTCTCATGAATTTCATAtcggctaaaaaaaaaaagactttttcacttttttattctgAATATCTTCACAGGAAATTGAGAATCAGATTGACagaatctgtgaaatgggagaagTGATGAGGAAAGCAGTTCAAATGGATGATGACCAGTTTTGTAAGATTCAGGAAAAACTAGCGCAATTAGAGGTAAGATTATTGCTATTTTAGGTTCACAATATCTTAGGGGGTTTTCAGAGTCTGAAAGGTATGCCATCATTGTATATCACTGCAGTGTATTGATGTTTCCTTTGTGGtctgatttaaaattaaaacatcctCCATACGCTTTTGAAGAAAGGAAGGGTAATCAGAAGCAAACAATGAAAATGCTTATTGGCTAGAAATTGATATATCATATTGAGACGGTGAAGGGAGTGGAAGGGACATGTGAGCCAAAGTCCCTCATTTGCTGTAAAAAGAACCCAGATAGATACTGTTTATACTTAATGATCAGGAAATAGCAGTACAAGACATATTATTTAGAATTATGGAAGTAaacaccaaaagaaagaaagaaaaatattaaaagtggtTGCCTTTGGGAAACAAAGCCAAGGGACTTCAGACTATTTTACAGGTCTTgtagtcttgatttttttttaatcaatttttattttatagtcttgatttttttaaagctgttttcatGTAATGTTTTGATTAAGTTGGGAATAATTTACAAAGAAAGGCCTGGAGTATTAGTGTGCCCATACAGTTATTAAAGAGAAACAGTACAATAGGTGATTTGAATGTTCCTTATTACAAATTCTGCCATGGGCCCTTTGAAAATtaccagagagaaaaagacagaatcCCTCCTTGGAGTCTAATGATAGCAATAAGAGTAATAACTCTTTTTGGTATGAAAATGTATGTAAATGCTAGGAGAGAGATACAGGGTATGTCTTGGTAAAACCTGAAAATGCTGTGGTTTACCAGAATTTCCAGCAGAGAGAATAAGGATGAAGAGTGCAAACTGCCGTGTCTGGAAATCAAGGGGAGTGGCAAAGACCCAATTAGGATAGGAGTTAGTTAAAATGATAGAATGACCTTGTGTATGCCATCCATAATTTACTTCAGTATGGAAACAGCCCTAAGGAAATGTGAGACAAGTCTTACTTAAtacttttaagtggaaaaaatgtGGGCATCGGATGGAGACCGGCAATACCACATCCAAGTTATCTGAGTATGGGCAGGTTTTTGGACTTTTGGGAGCCAGTGTCCTCATCTCAAAGAGAACATGGATGTAGGCAATGGTCCCTAccctacatatatacatataataatcaTACAGTATTgtatgagataatatatgtaagacACCCATGTGATACCTGGCTATGTGCCCAGTTattcttttccccctttccttcctttctccaaagCTGTAGGACATCTAGGAGAGAAGGTTAAGCAGAGTGGAAATATTGTTAGGAATTTGAAAGATagaagaaacaatagtaaaactTGTGGGAACCATAAAGATTTTGACAAGCAGTGAATTCCTCtaatggagcaggaccctgtTTTTTTCATGTGTAGTCTTAACATGTGACATGTGGAAattactcagtaaatgttttttaACTGAATAGATAAGTAGAATTTTAGGAAATTCTcagttcttctgtttctttaaaacttttaaaagtaaaataatgtacTTTCAAGCCGCAAACAGTGGGTTCTGATACGGTTTGACAGAATACCTGAAATGAACatacacttttttttattttccagcttgAAAATAAGGAACTTCGAGAATTATTGTCCATCAGCAGTGAGTCTCTTCAGGTCAGGAAGGAAAGCTCAGTGGACACTGCTTCCCAAGCCATCAAATAATTCAACTTCTGAATAATGCCTGGAGATTGTTTATCAAGGAAGGAAGTTAATAACTCTATTCGAGTATTGTCCGTTCAGTGTCTTGCCTCAGACTTGATTTAATGTTGATTAAATGTATCAAGTGGCAATTTAGAATTTGCAGTCAAAAGTAGCTGTCCACTAAATAGTTTTAAGGTGTGTTAGTAAAAGTACCCACTGAGTTTCACTATTCCTTTCTGTAAGagacttaattttcatttccggGAACTTGATTTATATAAACTGTgttttaagttcatttttgttctttcataTCTCTGAAACTTATAGCATTTTGTTATAAGCcagcagttttattttatatcagattATAAATTGCAattccaaaaaaattttaaaaacagattatcTTTGTAGGTCTGTTTGGCATAAACCTGGATTTTTTCCCACTTGAAAAAATAAGACAGTTCCACAGAAGTTGATTGCCAGATTCTCTAATTTGTAACATCATTCACCTTTTATGAAGTTTTAAGTCTCTCTGGTGCTAAGAGTTGGCACATTATGGCCTGGTGTCTTTACTCTTGAGATAACCTATTGCTAGTCCCCACAAAATATACTTGAAAGTAAGTCAACTGTTTGTTTATTTCCAGTGGTAGTATAATCATCATATTGTTCAAAGAATGTTGAAAAATTtgttctgtgtatgtgtatgcacgTACATGTGCTTAGTTCAGATGCTGAaagtaaatttcatttattctgttaGATATTATTAGTCAATTCTTCAGTTTTGTCCTACTTGGAAATCTTCAACTTGGGTAGTTTATCCAGTGTGAAGAATATATAATAAGTTTATTCACATCATAGTTATTGGTACTACATTCTAcagtttaatttatatataacttCCATTTGTAATTAAGAACCATCACTTGTTTGGATGTCTTTCATCACTAGTACTAgtagttggctttttttttttatccacttTTGACAAGGAAGCAAAGTTTTATCATTTAATGAGAGTTTATGTCATTTCTAGAAGCTGTGTTGAGAGTCAATGCTAAGTGATCAGCTAGGCTCACTCGTCATTTAATTCCCTCATCTCA is a window of Odocoileus virginianus isolate 20LAN1187 ecotype Illinois unplaced genomic scaffold, Ovbor_1.2 Unplaced_Contig_8, whole genome shotgun sequence DNA encoding:
- the SIKE1 gene encoding suppressor of IKBKE 1; amino-acid sequence: MSCTIEKILTDAKTLLERLREHDAAAESLVDQSAALHRRVAAMREAGTALPDQYQEDASDIKDMSKYKPHILLSQENTQIRDLQQENRELWVSLEEHQDALELIMSKYRKQMLQIMVAKKAADAEPVLKAHQSHSAEIENQIDRICEMGEVMRKAVQMDDDQFCKIQEKLAQLELENKELRELLSISSESLQVRKESSVDTASQAIK